GGCGAGAAGCCCGAATCCTTCGATAAGGATTTCGTCCGCAACTGGGTCGTGGCCCGCTGTGACCCCTACAAGGAAGAGCTGCCGCCGATCCCGCAGGAGCTGATCGACCAGACCTCGGCGGTTTATGTCCGCGCCTACGAGACGATCACGGGGGCGGCTTTCGCTTATCCCCCGAAGGGCGAAGACCCGTTGCCGCGGATCAGGAAGAATCTCGCCCGGTATTTTTGAGGGCGCGGCGCGAACGTACGTCATTCTCGGGCTTGACCCGAGAATCTCAGGCCGAGAGAGGCGAGGGGCCTCGGCGTCACGAGATGCTCGGGTCAAGCCCGAGAATGACGGCGCCCACGCGTTTCCTCGCAGCCGCTACGCCCCGTCCTCGTCACGATAGTTGCCGGCGAGGTGGCGGCCGCGCTCGGTCAGCGTCGAGAGCACGCGCTCGAACACCTTGAGCTCGTCGGGCGCGATGCCCTCGAGCCAGCGCGCCTCGAAGCCGAGCGCCAGCGGCACGATCTGGTTGTAGATGCGCCGGCCGGCAGCAGTCAGCGTCGCGAAGGATTCGCGCCGGTCCTGCCGGTTCTCCGCACGCGAGACGAGGCCGCGTTTCTCCAGCTCGGTGACAGCGCGCGAGACCTTGGTCTTGTGCATCTGGGCGAGCTCGCCGATGTCGCGCGAGGTCAGCTTGCCGAACTCGCCGAGCTGCGCCACCACCCGCCATTCCGGGATGCCGATGCCGAAATGCTCGCCATAGATGCGCCCGAGCGCGCGGCCGCCCAGCGTGCCCACGACGTTGAGGCGATAGGGCAGGAAGCGCTCCAGATGGAGCGCCTGGTTTTCCGGATCGGGTGCTGGCGGTTTCGTTGTCATGGCGATGGACAGGCGCGCCTCAGCGCGCCTTCAGCCTGTTCATGAACGAGTCGTAGGACAGCTCTGCCACCTGCCACCAGAGCAGGTTCTCGCCACGGAAGGCGACCATCGAATCGTAGCCCTTCTTGAAGTCCGGGCTTTTGGCGCTGGTTTCGGCGTAATACTCCTCGGCCGCCTTGAGCGCCGCTTCCATGACCGGCAGCGGGAAGCCGCGCAGCTGCGCGCCCTGCGAGACCAACCGGCGCAGGCCGCCGGGGTTCACGAAGTCGTACTTCGCCAACATCCAGTTGTTGGCCGCTTCGCAGGCGTTCTGGACGATGGCCTGATAGTGCTTCGGCAGCTTGGCCCAGGCATCCTTGCCGATGATCAGGTGCAGCATTGCGCCGCCCTCCCACCAGCCGGGGTAGTAGTAGTATTTCGCGACGCGGATGAAGCCGAGCTTCTCGTCGTCATAGGGGCCGACGAACTCGGCCGCGTCGATCGTGCCGCGCTCCAGCGCCGGATAGACGTCGCCGGGCGCGATCTGCGTCGGCACCACGCCGAGCTTGGCGAGAACCGCGCCGCCCATGCCGCCGATGCGGAACTTCAGCCCCTTGAGGTCGTCGAGACCAGTGAGTTCCTTGCGGAAGAAGCCGCCCATCTGGCAGCCGGAATTGCCGCAGGGGATCGAATAGGCATTGAAGCGGTCGAGCACGCCGTTCACGATCTGCTCGCCGCCGCCGAAATACCACCAGCTATGCTGCTGGCGGGCGTTGAGGCCGAAGGGGATGCCGGTGCCGAGCCCGAGCGTCGGGTCCTTGCCGATGTAGAAATAGGTGGGGGAATGCGCGCATTCGACCGTGCCGGAGGAGACGGCATCGAGCGCCTGCAGGCCGGGCACGATCTCGCCGGGTGCGAAGACCTGGATGTCGAACTTGCCGTCGGTCGCCTCGGATACGTATTTCGAGAACTGCTGCGCTGTGCCGAAGATCGTGTCGAGCGACTTCGGGAAGCTCGAGGTCAACCGCCATTTCACCTCGGGCTGGGACTGAGCGATCGCCGGCATCGCGACCGAAGTCGCCGCGGCGGCGAGCGCCCCCGTTTTCAAAAAGCTGCGACGTTCCATATGGTCTCCTCCCGAAGGCTTGTTGCGTCCTTATTGGCGCGTCCGCGAAGGAATGAAAAGAGATGAAGCTTGCCTCGCTCTCGCATGGCCGTGATGGCCGCCTCGTCGTCGTCTCGCGGGACCTGACGCGGGCGACCGACGCCTTTCCCGTCGTCGCGACCCTGCAGGCGGCACTGGACGACTGGGAGCGCCATGCCCCGCGTCTGGCCGACCTTGCCGAGAGTCTGGAGCACGGCTCGGTGCCGTCCTTCCGCTTTCATGAGCACCATTGCGCCGCGCCGCTGCCGCGCGCCTATCAGTGGCTCGACGGCTCGGCCTATGTGAACCATGTCGATCTCGTCCGGAAGGCGCGCGGCGCGGCCATGCCGGACAGTTTCTGGACCGATCCGCTGATGTACCAGGGCGGCAGCGACGTCACACTCGGGCCGCGCCAGCCGGTGCTGGCACGCAGCGAGGAGGACGGCATCGATTTCGAGGCCGAGATCGCGGTCGTGACCGGCGACGTGCCGATGGGTGCGAGCCGCGCCGAGGCGCTCGGGCACATCCGGCTCATCATGCTCGCAAACGACGTGAGCCTGCGGAATCGGATTCCCGGCGAATTAGCGAAAGGCTTTGGATTCGTTCAGTCAAAGCCTGCCTCGGCCTTCTCCCCGGTCGCGGTCACGCCGGACGAGCTCGGCTCCGCCTGGCAGGACGGCAAGCTCAGCCTGCCGCTGCTGGCCCAGGTTAACGGCACGCTCTTCGGCAAGCCCGATGCCGGTGTCGACATGACTTTCGATTTCGGCACGCTCGTCGCCCACGCCGCCGCGACGCGGCGCCTCTCCGCCGGAACGATCATCGGCTCCGGCACGGTCTCGAACCGCGATTCCGATGGCGGCCCCGGCAGGCCTGCCGCGGAGGGCGGGCTGGGCTATGCCTGCATCGCCGAGCAGCGCATGGTCGAGACGATTCGCCAGGGCGAGCCGCAGACGCCGTTCCTGCGCTTCGGCGACACGGTCCGCATCGAGATGAAGGATGCCGCCGGGCATTCGATCTTCGGCGCGATCGAACAGGAGATCCTGCCTCATGTCTAAGCCGCGCGATGTCTGAGAGCGCGGGCCGCCATGGGCCGTTGAGCGCCCATTTCCGCAAGATGGCGCATAACAACGCCTGGGCGAACTGGCGGCTGCTCTCGGCCTGCATGCGGCTCGGCGACGAGGCGTTCACGGCGACGCGCACGAGCTTCTTCCCCTCGCTGCATGAGACGCTGAACCACAACCTGATGGTCGATCTCTATTACATCGACGCGCTCGAACGCGGCGGGCTTGGCCGGCAGGTGTTCGAGCGCTTCCGACCCTTCGACTTGAGCGGGCTGTTCCAGGCGCAGACCGTGGCCGACCGCCGCCT
Above is a genomic segment from Bosea sp. NBC_00550 containing:
- a CDS encoding DinB family protein — translated: MSESAGRHGPLSAHFRKMAHNNAWANWRLLSACMRLGDEAFTATRTSFFPSLHETLNHNLMVDLYYIDALERGGLGRQVFERFRPFDLSGLFQAQTVADRRLIAVCDGFTDATFSSTVATDRGEHGAIEERIDDLLAHLFQHQIHHRGQAHAMLAGTEVPPPQLDEYFLLFDSQQTRVELRRLDLLPPEELL
- a CDS encoding MarR family winged helix-turn-helix transcriptional regulator, which codes for MTTKPPAPDPENQALHLERFLPYRLNVVGTLGGRALGRIYGEHFGIGIPEWRVVAQLGEFGKLTSRDIGELAQMHKTKVSRAVTELEKRGLVSRAENRQDRRESFATLTAAGRRIYNQIVPLALGFEARWLEGIAPDELKVFERVLSTLTERGRHLAGNYRDEDGA
- a CDS encoding fumarylacetoacetate hydrolase family protein; translation: MKLASLSHGRDGRLVVVSRDLTRATDAFPVVATLQAALDDWERHAPRLADLAESLEHGSVPSFRFHEHHCAAPLPRAYQWLDGSAYVNHVDLVRKARGAAMPDSFWTDPLMYQGGSDVTLGPRQPVLARSEEDGIDFEAEIAVVTGDVPMGASRAEALGHIRLIMLANDVSLRNRIPGELAKGFGFVQSKPASAFSPVAVTPDELGSAWQDGKLSLPLLAQVNGTLFGKPDAGVDMTFDFGTLVAHAAATRRLSAGTIIGSGTVSNRDSDGGPGRPAAEGGLGYACIAEQRMVETIRQGEPQTPFLRFGDTVRIEMKDAAGHSIFGAIEQEILPHV
- a CDS encoding TRAP transporter substrate-binding protein — encoded protein: MERRSFLKTGALAAAATSVAMPAIAQSQPEVKWRLTSSFPKSLDTIFGTAQQFSKYVSEATDGKFDIQVFAPGEIVPGLQALDAVSSGTVECAHSPTYFYIGKDPTLGLGTGIPFGLNARQQHSWWYFGGGEQIVNGVLDRFNAYSIPCGNSGCQMGGFFRKELTGLDDLKGLKFRIGGMGGAVLAKLGVVPTQIAPGDVYPALERGTIDAAEFVGPYDDEKLGFIRVAKYYYYPGWWEGGAMLHLIIGKDAWAKLPKHYQAIVQNACEAANNWMLAKYDFVNPGGLRRLVSQGAQLRGFPLPVMEAALKAAEEYYAETSAKSPDFKKGYDSMVAFRGENLLWWQVAELSYDSFMNRLKAR